TACAGAATTTGACATGTGTTCGTAAAAATGGGGCAgacaaacaacctgaaaacctCCACCTAGGTTTTTCTGCAtcaaaggaaaaatacacattaaacattagaCCAACATGTCTTTCAGTGTGGTCACTTCTGGCTGAATATGTCTGTCAGGTCATGGTCAAGACCTGTCAGACTGTCCAGAAGAGAAAAGTAATGAGTTCAATATTAAGGACAAGCTAGCTTGGGGGTTGTTCTCCAGAGGCTGGTGTAGTATTTTCATAAATCAGGGGCCAAAATTTACATAGCGGGGCCCAATGATATATCAAACATCCATGtccaattcctgattcagtaagatgcacatttaaagattcagtgtgtagaatttggtgaGATGTAGTGGTgcagttgcatattgcagctgagtTCCCCTCACAGCTCGCTCCCCTTCcagacccgctcctgatgtaaatataaagtatttaaatataaggggCTCATTTAAGGGGGAAAGAAGTCCACAATTTTTAgaattcagatgaaacacactagttaaaacatcagtaggattatttcatattcattttctgccaatCGATCCCTTTCACCAAAATCTTACACACATTTATGTTTACTTTTAGCTCCATAGCTTTGAACACACACCATTAAATAAATTTTGCTcattcaagcacattgtgttcttccaaaaaacctggaaaataaaaagttattagTTTATTTAGACAACTGACAGGACATTACCtcaggaaacatgcagctgaactggGTGAGTTGTGTGATGCAACAATATGATCGATATTTAAATTCCCATATATTAGTCTTCACTATACCTGACATGCATGGTCTCAATAGCTGCTTCTTTCTGATATCTCTGTCCCAGCTACTATAATGGGGGAAGGTTCCTGATGCTCACAGAGGAATCAGGGCTCCTCCTTGGTTTTCACATCATGGACCATAGAAAGaattcataaaatgttgttgtgggtccaggaattttttcactttctttaagattgcGAGATGAGAgtgtttgataacatttttgatgatttctcaggaaataatttatgtatcttgactgaaaaagaaatcaagcatGATTGGTGCaacttggttgaatttaaggggactgttgggccttggtggagttatgcaCTTTACTCAGTGGCATTGTAGTTTGATTATAGGGCCTAAAATTCCAACCAAGCTtatgttttaaagctgtgttaTGTTTGCAAGACATCCACAGTGAGCGAGAAGCGAATCAGAGATTTGTTGGTGGTAAAATCCGCGAGTGCATCTTCAGGACTGTTTActccctttgtctgtgtctctgtttggcCTTTTTAGACCTTCTCTTGTCTCAAACTCTGAGGCTGTGTTAGAGCTGTGCTGAACCGGGATGGAGGAGAACAACATGTTCCTCTGAACTACCCCCTGACCCCAACCAGactgagactgagacagactCCTGCAGTTCACCAGCCAATCCACTGTTCAGTTACACTTTcagaaaaagtgaaagtaaaattcattaaataccctgaaatcaattaatttatttttaattgtaaaagatACTTCCTGTAAGTGGCTACTCTCAAAAAAATAACTCATTGGGTGAACTCAATTCAATTGTAGCTCCAactcaatttaataaaatcccTGCAATATAATTTCTTCTCATTGGTCCAACTAATTTCTCTCAcataaagctaaaataacattattacattaactAGTTGATTAGTTAAGTTGATTTACATAACACCAACTTATCTTTTTTAAAGGCAGCTAAAGTAAAATATCGACATAGATGATGTGAAATTGATTTTAGTTAGTCCAacacaaaattatataattggaAATTAATCAGGTAATATTGCTTTTCATCTCATCCCCGTTTAGACGCATGAGACAAAccttgtttgagtttttttttaatttttaaatgctCAGAAACTATCATagtaaaaaccaaccaacattgacaacttttttgtttgttctacatacaacaaatatcaagaaacaaactgatcaggaaataaaagcaacacaatccTGAAAGTAATCCTGAATTCAACATccatacaaatacatatatttttatacttataatatattaacttttacttgaatacaCTTTTCTTTAATGCTAAACCTTTTGAAGTGCACTGGAAACAAATGGTAATCTTAACAGCTCTGTAGCAGAGTGACTTGCAGCATTAAGAGGCCAAGAAAACTACAGTGTTCTCCTAATATTCAACATGACATCCATACAGCCATAAAGAAGCCAATTTACAGAGTAATGTCTCCCCTTGGGTCCATGCATCTGGCAATATTGATCACAATTGTTCAGAAATAGCCATTCACCAGTTTGACTCTCATGCCCAGCTCTGTAGctggtgaaaaataaatgccTAGCAATCCCCCAGTCCCCAAAACAACAAGGCAATAAACTTGTTGgtctgtaaatgaaaacatttacagaccAACAGAATCCGGTTTTAACTCATCATAACTCATTAAAGCAGTAATTTAAATGTAGCTTCTAATCTGTAACAGAGTGACTGGCAGCATTAACAGGTCATTCACAACCAATGAAAACTACAGTAACATCATgttaatcagaatcagaattctttttattgccaagtatatttacacatacaggaaattgccttggtgtggttgaGCAGAGTCAAAGTCACATAGATGAAAGGGGAAGTTATGTGGACAAAATTTCCATGTGTGAACATACTTCTCCCATACTTTGTCGGCTGTGTTTCCCGCTCATGCAAACAACTtgattttcagctgctgtatctTTGCATTGAGCTTGTgccaattcaaattcatttctgaataaacTGGAAAGTGTACTTGAGGTTGTCTGGAAAGCTCAGATCAAAGCATTAATGAGCCCAAACAGCATGATGAACCCCATTATCACCCTTCCTAAGTTGTCCATGACTTTGATGCCTTCAATCACGATTCCCACGTCCTCTGGCtccacatctccatctcttcagATAGTGTATATCCACATGATTGCGAGTGCAATGTCCCTCTCTGCACCCTCAGTGGCGGAGGCCTAAACAacccaaatacaaaacactttttaagtaCAATGCTTCAACACaatagaaaattacaaacataaatataaagtagaatTCTTACATGAACTGCAGTTTCATAGAAGGAAGTTCATCAGTTGTCGGGTCAAAatctatggaagcccatttcaatgtgatggagaaaataaaaatcctgtatctcatcattatgacttagtatcgTACCTAGTATGTACCCTATTGTTTACATAAGAATAGCATCAACATTTTAGCAAGTTGTGtcccatctcctctctcatctcctcctggagcGAGGCGgagtgcacactcacacacacatacatacacacacactcacatgagtCCCCAGGGGTAAATACGTTTTCGTTTtttttggtgctgccttcaggtgctgtcagaaaaccaaaacactaaCCAAGCCAAAGtcactgtgtgaaaaggtgcCCACCCCAAATTTCTAATTACGGACAAATCTGAGCAGTCTAGATCCGGGCCTTTCCTCTACTCGACAGTCATCTTAGAGTTACCTAGAACTCCACGTGATgggcagctctctctctctctctctctctctctctctctgtcagagtgcatgctgggagtgaGTGTGGTGAGTGTCGTGGAAAACGTGTCAGATTGCTTGATTTTTCtaccttttctttgctcttcctTCTTTACTCAAAGTagaagtgtgtttctgtgtaattaGTAGTGTCAGTAGTAGCAGTTTAGTTGGTAGCTGccggtgtgtttgtgcagcatggctgctgcaggtggaggcttCGGCCTCCACAAACTAACACGCCGACACGGCATCAAACTGTGTCCGGCTGTGGACTGCTCTGTCGAAGAGGTCAGTCTGGCTGTAGGTGAGGTTGTTGGCTATGGAAGCGTGAAGTCTGCCTCAAGAATGAACAGCGCTGTGGTGGTTTTTCTAGACAGTACAGACAAAGCCAACCAGCTACTGGAGAGTGGAGTTGTGATTCAGGGCTCTTTCACACCTGTGTTGTCCCTGGCTAATCCTGTTAAAAAGGTCCTAATCTCGAATGTGCCCCCGTTCCTAAAAAACGAGCTCTTAGAGAAAGAGCTGGCGAGACACGGACAGTTAATGTCCTTGATAAAAATGATCCCCATCTACTGTAAATCTCACATCTCAAACATGTCGTGTCTTTCAGGAGACACGTGTTCATGGTGCTAAAAAAGAATGAGGAAGAATTAAACTTGGTCTTCAGGTTTAAAATTGAGGAATTTAATTACACGGTGCATGTAACATCaggtaaaatgaaatgttttggcCGGTGGTGGCTCCGCTGCTTCCGCACCGGGGCCCCCGCCAGCCTCGGCCGGTGGTGGCTCCGCTGCTTCCGCATCGGGCCCCCCGCCAGCCTCGGCCGGTGGTGGCTCCGCTGCTTCCGCACCGGGGCCCCCGCCAGCCTCGGCCGGTGTTGGCTCCGCTGCTTCCGCACCGGGGCCCCGCCTGCCTCGGGTGGTGCTGAGGCCTCTGTCCCGATGGAGCCACGGAGCGACACACAAAGTTCACAGGAGGAGAACAGTGACGACAACCATCAGGAAAACAAGGTCAGAGATAGTCACACAGCCACTAGAGTGGCGGAGTCAGTGCTCACTGATGaagaagattttattttaactgcACAGCTAATGCAATTCTGGACAGAAACCATGCAGAACCTCATGGAGCCTCCAGGAGGTGTCTTGTCAACCTGATTGAACAAAATGATCTATGTGACACCTGGAGGCTCCTTCATCACACTCAGCGTCAGTACACTTGGGTCCATACTAGAGACAACACTCTATCTATGGCTCGGCTGGACAGATTTTACTGCTTCAAACATCAGGCCAATGCTCTTCAGAGTTGCTCCATAAACCCAGTTGGCATTTCAGACCATTCACTTGTTCAGGTTTCAGTTTctattgaaaatataaaatgcagcaGTAGTTACTGGCATTTCAATGTAGCCCTGCTTTCagataatgttttcaaaaatgctttcagtttgttttggaaCAACTattcaaaaactaaatctgactACACCTCATTACAACAGTGGTGGGACATAGGAAAGGGTCAAATTAAGCAAGATCTAGCAGAATCCACCGGAGACGGAGAACATATTAAAGTTCTCAAAAACTAAAAGTCAGCTCTATCAGACCTGTTGGGTTTTTCTGCTCAAGGTGCTCTGGTTCGCTCCCGGTTCCAGCATGTTGCCAAGATGGATGCTCcctctcacttcttctttgGCCTCGAACCGTAAGAACGGACAAAAAAGACTCATGAACTCCCTGCGGTCCAACACAGGGCAGCTGCTGCGGGAGTCTGCAGAGATTCGCAGATATGCTGTCAGTTTCTATGAGGAACTTTTCAAGATGGAGTTCCAAGAGAGACCAGAGGTGGCACAGACATTCTCTGAGGGTCTACCCAAGGTTCCTGCAGAGGTCAGTGCAGAGctacacacacagctctctgcTGAAGAACTACATGCTGCGCTGCAGAGGATAAAGAACGGCAAGGCTCCGGGCATCGACGGACTTCCTGCGGATTTTTACAAAGTTTTCTGGCCTGTGATTGGAAGAGATCTGCTGTTggtcctcagagacagttttaACAAAGGACAGCTACCCTTGAGCTGCAGGAGAGCGTGCCAGTCCTCACCCTTCTCCCCAAAAAAAGGAGATCTTCAGGTGATAAAGAACTGGCGACCAGTagctctgctctgcactgaCTATATGGTAAAATggtctttatttctatttgccattcacacacacattcctacagTGTGTCTATAGGCAGCACCTACTCTATGAGAACAGTACAGCCGTCAGGGGGAATTTGGGGTCCAGTATCTTGTCCAAGGGatgcagaatggggaagactgggatcgaacagccgaccttctggttagaggacgacccgctctatccCCTGAACCCCGCATATTCAATTAAACCTGCATCAACGGAATTGTAAAATGAAAAGCTTCTTGAGGCTGTCCTTCTTCAATTTTAATGTTGCATATGTTGGtgctatattattatttatactgatagtaaatatattttttaaatatacaatttGATTtggtaaaattacattttctgtatcAGTACTTTTTAAGCATATTTTAACAATACCACAATACAGATATCTGTGATCCTTTTGGTCACTCTAATTGTGATACACATTTTTCACACCAGCTCATCTAATTCCAAGTGAATGAAGGTTTTATCTTTCTAACTTGTCCTTTGACTTTCCACAGAGCCACTGGGCAGATGAACTGCAGCTATGAGGCTGAGCCCTGAATGAAGTGCGGTGTCAGATAATGACGTGGAGTATGTTTCATGGAAtacaatgaataataatgaatacCGACAGGAGGACAGACTGGATCCTTTTTACGTCAATCACCCTGATCATGAAGTGTTTTAACTATGTCTGTTTAGCTGTGAGtttaatgtattaaataaataaaacagttttatataCGTACGAAGTGTTAGGTGTACACTACTCATCTGGAACAAAGTCAGACTGAATGTGCTGGATTTACTGTGTTATTAGAAAATACACATCAGCAAGTTATGTAATTACAGAACATATATTAGGTAAAAACCACCAAACCTCAGAGATTGTAGAACACGTAAAGGCTGCTGATCAGGCAAAAAACTCTTTTGGACACGACTCCCCTCTGATAGTAAATTAGTGATTAAGCTTTAACAAAATGAACAGTTATCAGAACTTAACTGTGAATGATCTTATGAGCTTACTCCTGTACGGATGTGTGCACCTGTGATGATTCTGATTTGTTCTAGTACGTGAAAAGAAATGGAGCAATCggccattttcttttcaaatcttAACTCATTGATGCTTTTGGATCAATTTGTAAATTTGTTTTCACGAGAGTAGTGCGCTGTAAATACTAAACAGTAGTATACCGGATTAAATACCAGCTGTGCTTCAAGGTACACAGTGACATGTCTTCTCACATGCTGAAACCAAATCAGTTTTTTcccaaagaaaagcagcaactgCAAACAACTACGGgttaacttttttattgttcACAGTTAATTGCAGTGACAAAGGAAAGTGTGAAGCGTTAATAGGTAGTGATCGTTATAAAGTTACCAACAATCTGAGCACAAGTATTTTTTAAGCAAAGCGTAATGTGCATAATaagcattaaaatgaaatgtaattgtcGTCTCCATACAGTTGAAATATTAACCTTCTCTAACCTTCAACAGAAGATATGGTTATTAATAACATGTTCAGTTACTTGTCCCCATTTCTACTGTCATCCAACGTTTTCACAACATTACTACAACTGTAGACTACGACCCTGTTCATATCCTACCTGGCATTAACATGCATGCTGAGTAATCCAGTCCCATGTCAGCACAGGTCAGTGATGAATGCACCTAGGACATATTGGGCTCCGACCACACATTCAGAGATGCGGCCACATTCTGTCTGCAGTGTGAATAAGGAATGTTTCTCcaggtgtaaacacacatacatcccTGGAGTCTCAGAATGGATGTTAATACCTGGTCTGAAGAGGGCCTATGATTAAACCACATGAGAAAATGAATACATACAAAAACAGATCTAATGGAAAAAGTGTTCAGTCATATATGTGAGGACATTGTAATTTTACTAACACTAAAGCTGCATGTATTGTTTTCATACCACTCTGGGGCACTAGgacaagctgtaaacaaaacaccGACATATTATCTTATAAAATGATTTGCTTCAGCAAACAGTGACAGTGGGAGTCCTGCTAGTTCCTGACTTTCTGTTGCTGCTTCCTGCTCCATGATCacctgctgctctctgactgtGAGTGTCCGCTGGCTGCTCCTGAGCAGACAGTGAACAAGTGGTTTCATCCCATTTTTAGCTTTCAACAGCTGCGActtcaaaaaaagcaaaacaacgaGCTAAAAGAGGCTAAACAGAGGAggcaacacatttcacattacaCACCATAAGTCATGTCGTCCACTGTTAATATAAAAAGTGTTAGTGCAGCTTTGACATTAGCAttagtgtgtgactgtgcatcCCTTTTGTACGCGTCTCCTCACTGTTGGACGGCGGGGGCTTGTACAGTGATCACCGTCTGGGACAGGGAACAAGGACAGGAGACATTTAAAACAGAATGAGCAACTACTAAAGTAAAATGGTGAAGTAACTGTTAAATCTTTAGACTTCTAGTTCCGTGGGCCCCTAATGTAAATCTCTGTACAATTCCAAACCCAGCTGGTTTGGCCCTGATTTCTGGATTTAACAGGTCTTTTCACCAGTCTTTCTTTTGCGTTTGGTATGTTCAGGCGTTATTAGGGAAACCtagagctgctgcagcatccCTGGCATGGTGTCTACTCACCATTTTGGGGGCTGGTGAGCAGCAGTTGACCACTTTGCAGCAGTAGGTGGCCAGAGTGACGGAGATGGCCAACAGAGCAGCCTGGATGAGCACAGACTCAACAGAAAAGTGGGAGCGGATATTCTGAAAGTGAGACGACGTTggcaaagaaagaaatcaatgaaGGAGGAAATATCAAGTGTGCTTTCATCTGCTTTCGGTCTTTAAAATGGACAGATATTTCTAAATCTATccaataattgttttattgtggtTTCAATTTTatgttaatgtatttttttttcaacattgacATTTACATAAAACTTGATAGACACGTGTAAATCTGACAAATAGTGTTTTAAGTAGTTATAGTAATAAACCACCTCAAGGTTATGGCAGATTTCGCCAATTCGAAGTGTGCTGTTGTCGTAGTGATTGTGCCAGCAGTAGACGGGTGAGTCGTCCATTTTAATCAGACAACAGATCAGGTTGAACAGGGACGCGCCACTCGCCACAATCTGCATCCCCAGACAGGCTCTcagctgaaagacacacacagcaaaatacAGGGACACGACTTTAAACACAGTTCTCTCTAGAATAACACTTTTTCCCATCTACAGACGAAATGAGCGATGGACTTGATGTTTAAATCCTTAAATAGCTAGATGCAGCATTTGAAATTGTCATGTCTGGTTTGAAATAGGGGCAAGaactagtggtgcaccgatgtatcggccgtatatcggtagtGGCCGATATTCGCCTTGTTTACTGCCATCGCCGTATctgtaataaacttgactttcaccgataacattggccgatgttcattggtatgttttctgcagcctgccaatctggcatccagattatggtacactgacgccgggtttacaccgggcgctgaagcgccgcgccgcgcagcgccaaggaaagccaggcgcctcccatccacccccctgttcaacctttgtgcggttcacatgggctgcgatgcaCCGCGCCGCGCCAGCacccttcaccgatggtttcggcttctcctccatgttcttTTACAAGACACACAGTCCACAGCATTTAGATCAGTCCTGCTCTGGATCTGTCTTTGAAAAATCCTGTCACTCTCAACCTGTATGTATATTTGCCTAAAGAGTCAACAGCCAGCTCCATTCAGTCTTTCCCAGCGACTCACCTGacggaggaagagacagaatcctgcagaggatttattgctgttgtgaacgcgtctgagcagagaatcatCTGCTGCGTTATTAATGTGTGAAACCCTGGAGAAAGTCCTCACCCATTTCTCAAGGTCGTGTCTGAGAACAgctacattttctttctttcttcatttctcaaCACTAAGAATTTGATTTGTCATATTTGCTTTTCCCGAAAAAAGCAGAAGTTGCCTTGTTACTTCCCCTTCCTGTGCACAGACTACTACTGGTCACCATGTTCCCACCAGCTCACTCACCGTTGGCAGATGGAGGTTCTGTGCTGCGACAGCCACACTCCCGGCTATCACCACCTGTGGAGAGAACAAAACCACACTGTCACGGAGGCAGGGAATCACATTAAGAGTCTGGGTTAAGGTGAGGGTTTTCAATTTGGGGTCAAATAAACTTAAGAAAACTGGTAATTAAATGGTTCTTAGTATGAAAAGAAGTAATCAAGCATTATGATgattaaatacaaaaagaaaaagagtggAAAATACCCAAAATATGAATATAGTGTTCGAATAAttggaacattttaaatgtttgagtaaaaacagatcgaccaaaacaaaaaccacacagttatgtgtttcctttttacatatttatcatCTTTGACATGTTGCCTTGAATTTTTTCATGccacataaaaatgaaataacatgGCAAACCAAAAGATGAGGAGGACTGAGCTTCAGCGTGGACCTGCTAATACTACAAGTTTGAAATAGAAATGCATTGTCTATGCTAAAATGTATAATCAGCTGTCCAATCACAATCAGCCTCAATGCTTCTATAATGTCATTAAATACTTGAACATGTGAAAAGACCCGAACATGTTTTAGAAGAAAGTATCTCTGAATGAGTGAAGAGAGTGTTCAGATTTTGTCTGACATCTGGAAGACGAGCTTACCAGTAGAGATGAAATGAAGAAGGCGATGTCGATACCTATGTGACTCAGGCCTTTGGCCAGAAACACGGCCACACAGACGATCTGAAACACACTCAGGCCGATCTGAGTGACctgaaaccaacacacacacagagaagagctCAGGTGAAAGTTGcccaataacacacacacacacacacacacacacacacacacacacacacacacacacacaagcagcccTGTCTCCATAACTTCAGaggacaagtccccataatgtgtctgtgttaaaaGAACGAAAACACGTCATTccctgttgccagtaggtggcgatatgACATTAACTGAATATTGGCATGTGGATGTCTTTCACATGTGACACTTGGGGAAGATTGGCCAATTTATATGTGAGCTTCAACCATTCCTTTTTGAATGGTGAAACAGAGAAATTCACCATGCTGTACGCGGACAAACCGCTGTCACAGTGAGTGATCATCAATGTCTTCATGTCTTTCTGACCTAGTTGATGGTGAATGTGATCAACCTGCTATAGGAGAAGCAATTAAACTATGAAAAGATGTAATTATCAGTAGGTACAACTATAACTGgaacaactctctctctctctctctctctctctctctctctctctctctctctg
The genomic region above belongs to Hippoglossus hippoglossus isolate fHipHip1 chromosome 18, fHipHip1.pri, whole genome shotgun sequence and contains:
- the LOC117779199 gene encoding uncharacterized protein LOC117779199 isoform X1, with translation MADEAATVEDGVRPAQSPLVEVSFQKNVQRVQKYLEAEPKALGVTQIGLSVFQIVCVAVFLAKGLSHIGIDIAFFISSLLVVIAGSVAVAAQNLHLPTLRACLGMQIVASGASLFNLICCLIKMDDSPVYCWHNHYDNSTLRIGEICHNLENIRSHFSVESVLIQAALLAISVTLATYCCKVVNCCSPAPKMTVITVQAPAVQQ